From a single Accipiter gentilis chromosome 8, bAccGen1.1, whole genome shotgun sequence genomic region:
- the HPDL gene encoding 4-hydroxyphenylpyruvate dioxygenase-like protein isoform X2, with the protein MRETPRVRQLALRRGSAIFLVNERLVPGPAGASSRDFLYDVDPRPTLGTASNVCFEVDDVPGLCKRLQSRGCSLPVPPTEVRDDGGSVTYGVASSVVGNISHTLLDRSRYRGPFLPGFQPIQRAPLATGDGIKITHFDHITYVCPRGGARAALDWYQHCFGFRRFLLNPQERPAEGYVLGGQGAGMLLLALQSAQGAPTHGCKLILAESLSKDGTNQVDTFLEQHGGAGIQHVGLRTTDIVTTTRALQQRGARFFTPPATYYSQGGKAEEIRVAGQDPHRLAELGILLDTTAPGDKGRPGTDAAEGPSQEYLMQIFTHPIFSEETFFLELIDRRGAPGFGEGNIQALWKAVQVYMDQQQ; encoded by the coding sequence ATGCGGGAGACGCCCCGGGTCCGGCAGCTGGCCTTGCGACGGGGATCCGCCATCTTCCTCGTCAACGAGCGCCTGGTGCCGGGACCTGCCGGCGCCTCCTCCCGTGATTTCCTCTACGACGTGGACCCCCGGCCCACCTTGGGCACAGCCTCTAACGTCTGCTTCGAGGTGGACGACGTGCCGGGGCTCTGTAAGCGGCTGCAGAGCCGGGGGTGCTCCCTGCCGGTGCCCCCCACCGAGGTGAGGGATGACGGCGGCTCCGTCACCTACGGGGTGGCAAGCTCCGTCGTGGGCAACATCAGCCATACCCTTCTGGACCGATCCCGCTACCGGGGACCCTTCCTGCCCGGCTTCCAGCCCATCCAAAGAGCCCCCTTGGCCACGGGGGATGGGATCAAGATCACCCATTTCGACCACATCACATACGTCTGCCCGCGGGGCGGCGCCCGGGCGGCTCTGGACTGGTACCAGCACTGCTTTGGCTTCCGACGTTTCTTGCTGAACCCGCAGGAGAGGCCAGCCGAGGGGTATGTGCTCGGGGGGCAGGGGGCGGGCATGCTGCTCCTCGCTTTGCAGAGTGCCCAGGGTGCCCCGACACATGGCTGCAAGCTCATCCTCGCCGAGTCCCTCTCGAAGGACGGCACCAACCAAGTCGACACCTTCCTAGAGCAGCACGGCGGGGCCGGGATCCAGCACGTCGGCCTCCGCACCACCGATATTGTCACCACGACCAGGGCTTTGCAGCAGCGGGGTGCACGGTTCTTCACACCCCCTGCCACCTATTACAGCCAGGGGGGCAAAGCGGAGGAGATCCGGGTGGCCGGGCAGGACCCCCACAGGCTGGCAGAGCTCGGCATCCTGCTGGACACCACAGCACCTGGGGACAAGGGCCGGCCGGGCACTGATGCCGCAGAGGGCCCTTCCCAGGAGTATTTGATGCAGATCTTCACCCATCCCATCTTCTCCGAGGAGACCTTCTTCCTGGAGCTCATTGACCGGCGGGGAGCGCCAGGCTTCGGGGAAGGCAATATACAGGCACTGTGGAAGGCTGTGCAGGTCTATATGGACCAGCAGCAGTAG
- the HPDL gene encoding 4-hydroxyphenylpyruvate dioxygenase-like protein isoform X1, protein MAALLSRPCFISLHMPYRKGWAQDLANTFCFQPVAMRETPRVRQLALRRGSAIFLVNERLVPGPAGASSRDFLYDVDPRPTLGTASNVCFEVDDVPGLCKRLQSRGCSLPVPPTEVRDDGGSVTYGVASSVVGNISHTLLDRSRYRGPFLPGFQPIQRAPLATGDGIKITHFDHITYVCPRGGARAALDWYQHCFGFRRFLLNPQERPAEGYVLGGQGAGMLLLALQSAQGAPTHGCKLILAESLSKDGTNQVDTFLEQHGGAGIQHVGLRTTDIVTTTRALQQRGARFFTPPATYYSQGGKAEEIRVAGQDPHRLAELGILLDTTAPGDKGRPGTDAAEGPSQEYLMQIFTHPIFSEETFFLELIDRRGAPGFGEGNIQALWKAVQVYMDQQQ, encoded by the coding sequence ATGGCAGCCTTGCTGAGCCGCCCCTGCTTCATCTCCCTCCACATGCCCTACAGGAAGGGCTGGGCCCAGGACCTGGCCAACACCTTTTGCTTCCAGCCGGTAGCCATGCGGGAGACGCCCCGGGTCCGGCAGCTGGCCTTGCGACGGGGATCCGCCATCTTCCTCGTCAACGAGCGCCTGGTGCCGGGACCTGCCGGCGCCTCCTCCCGTGATTTCCTCTACGACGTGGACCCCCGGCCCACCTTGGGCACAGCCTCTAACGTCTGCTTCGAGGTGGACGACGTGCCGGGGCTCTGTAAGCGGCTGCAGAGCCGGGGGTGCTCCCTGCCGGTGCCCCCCACCGAGGTGAGGGATGACGGCGGCTCCGTCACCTACGGGGTGGCAAGCTCCGTCGTGGGCAACATCAGCCATACCCTTCTGGACCGATCCCGCTACCGGGGACCCTTCCTGCCCGGCTTCCAGCCCATCCAAAGAGCCCCCTTGGCCACGGGGGATGGGATCAAGATCACCCATTTCGACCACATCACATACGTCTGCCCGCGGGGCGGCGCCCGGGCGGCTCTGGACTGGTACCAGCACTGCTTTGGCTTCCGACGTTTCTTGCTGAACCCGCAGGAGAGGCCAGCCGAGGGGTATGTGCTCGGGGGGCAGGGGGCGGGCATGCTGCTCCTCGCTTTGCAGAGTGCCCAGGGTGCCCCGACACATGGCTGCAAGCTCATCCTCGCCGAGTCCCTCTCGAAGGACGGCACCAACCAAGTCGACACCTTCCTAGAGCAGCACGGCGGGGCCGGGATCCAGCACGTCGGCCTCCGCACCACCGATATTGTCACCACGACCAGGGCTTTGCAGCAGCGGGGTGCACGGTTCTTCACACCCCCTGCCACCTATTACAGCCAGGGGGGCAAAGCGGAGGAGATCCGGGTGGCCGGGCAGGACCCCCACAGGCTGGCAGAGCTCGGCATCCTGCTGGACACCACAGCACCTGGGGACAAGGGCCGGCCGGGCACTGATGCCGCAGAGGGCCCTTCCCAGGAGTATTTGATGCAGATCTTCACCCATCCCATCTTCTCCGAGGAGACCTTCTTCCTGGAGCTCATTGACCGGCGGGGAGCGCCAGGCTTCGGGGAAGGCAATATACAGGCACTGTGGAAGGCTGTGCAGGTCTATATGGACCAGCAGCAGTAG
- the LOC126042233 gene encoding selenoprotein Pb-like, translated as MGLLVLALAAWLGLGPASASEGAANSSRLCQEAPAWSVNGLSPMTGAEGQVTVVALLKASUHFCLQQAHSLGGLQERLARQGTVDVRYMIVNEKAPLSRAMFGELERQAPPGVPVFQPEPEEPDIWQVLGGDKDDFLIYDRCGRLAFHIQLPYSFLHFPYVESAIRFTHSKDFCGNCSFYPNATQEANSTMEVPVTPSLLPEQEGKESETSIHQHNPLRPHHHHEVSSERATDPSGDHEPATRTHHHHRDHSQPHREGKKQKEGNEH; from the exons ATGGGGCTGCTGGTGCTGGCCCtggctgcctggctggggctggggccggccTCGGCCTCCGAGGGGGCGGCCAACAGCAGCCGGCTCTGCCAGGAAGCGCCGGCATGGAGCGTCAACGGCTTGAGCCCCATGACAGGGGCAGAAGGGCAGGTGACGGTGGTGGCCCTGCTGAAGGCCAGCTGACACTTCTGCCTGCAGCAGGCCCACAG CCTCGGGGGCCTGCAGGAGAGACTGGCCCGGCAGGGCACGGTCGACGTCCGCTACATGATTGTCAACGAAAAGGCGCCGCTCTCCCGCGCCATGTTCGGGGAGCTGGAGCGCCAGGCCCCGCCGGGCGTCCCCGTCTTCCAGCCGGAGCCAGAGGAGCCCGACATCTGGCAGGTCCTGGGGGGTGACAAGGACGACTTCCTCATCTACGACCG GTGCGGCCGCCTGGCTTTCCACATCCAGCTGCCCTACAGTTTCCTCCACTTCCCCTACGTGGAGTCGGCCATCCGCTTCACCCACAGCAAGGACTTCTGTGGCAACTGCTCCTTCTACCCCAATGCCACCCAGGAG GCTAACAGTACCATGGAGGTCCCTGTAACCCCGAGCCTGCTACCCGAACAAGAGGGGAAGGAGTCAGAGACCTCCATCCACCAGCACAACCCCCTCCGTCCTCACCACCACCACGAGGTCAGCAGCGAGAGAGCCACAGACCCTAGTGGGGACCACGAACCTGCCACCCGCACTCACCACCACCACAGAGACCACAGCCAGCCCCATCGCGAGGGGAAGAAGCAGAAGGAGGGAAATGAGCACTAA